Proteins encoded within one genomic window of uncultured Desulfobacter sp.:
- a CDS encoding rubrerythrin, translated as MASLKGTKTEKNLLTAFAGESQARMRYTYFASQAKKDGYVQISEIFTETANQEKEHAKRFFKFLEGGEVEITGSFPAGVIGTTLENLKAAAAGENEEWSQMYPEFAAVAREEGFDAIAMVFDMVSVAEKQHEKRYNDLAANIEAGTVFKKDAPITWRCRNCGYLHEGTEAVEMCPACAHPQAHFEVLGENW; from the coding sequence ATGGCAAGTCTAAAAGGAACCAAAACAGAAAAAAACCTGCTCACCGCTTTTGCCGGTGAATCCCAGGCAAGAATGCGCTACACTTATTTTGCCAGCCAGGCTAAAAAGGACGGCTATGTCCAGATTTCTGAAATTTTTACCGAAACAGCCAACCAGGAAAAAGAGCATGCAAAGCGCTTTTTTAAATTTCTTGAAGGCGGAGAAGTTGAGATTACCGGCAGCTTTCCTGCTGGTGTCATCGGCACAACCCTGGAAAATCTGAAAGCTGCTGCAGCCGGGGAAAATGAGGAGTGGTCCCAGATGTATCCGGAATTTGCCGCTGTTGCCAGGGAAGAGGGATTTGATGCCATTGCCATGGTTTTTGACATGGTGTCAGTTGCTGAAAAACAGCACGAAAAAAGATACAATGACCTGGCGGCCAATATTGAGGCCGGCACAGTATTCAAAAAAGATGCCCCGATCACCTGGCGGTGCCGGAACTGCGGATATCTGCATGAAGGGACCGAAGCAGTTGAAATGTGCCCTGCATGTGCCCATCCCCAGGCTCATTTTGAAGTTCTGGGTGAAAACTGGTAA
- the aroB gene encoding 3-dehydroquinate synthase: MIKTFTVEGRQTTSVIHVGASLSCVEDYLPDQGPVVIVTDENILKHYGASFPVGHVITIGTGEKIKTLATVEYILREMINAGCDRSSFLLAIGGGIVCDIAGFVASIFLRGIPFGFVSTSLLSQVDASVGGKNGVNLDAFKNMVGVFNQPQFVLCDIDMLSTLPAREISNGLAEIVKHGLINDRPLLEFVENNQDKALGLDRETIFRMVADSVAIKSRVVQADEREAGERRKLNFGHTIGHAFEKLNPCGHGRAVAAGMVAAAQFSQQKGYINEKDVCRIKDLLSGLGLPVAFDFPADQIIEAASRDKKKQGNNLFFVFLEQIGQAWVDNISYEELNGFIRGYFS, from the coding sequence ATGATTAAAACGTTTACGGTTGAAGGCCGGCAGACCACATCGGTTATCCATGTAGGCGCGTCCCTATCCTGTGTAGAAGACTACCTGCCGGATCAGGGCCCTGTGGTTATTGTTACCGATGAAAACATCCTCAAACATTATGGCGCATCATTCCCTGTCGGGCATGTGATCACCATTGGCACAGGAGAAAAGATTAAAACCCTTGCTACGGTAGAATATATCCTGCGGGAAATGATTAACGCCGGGTGCGACAGGTCAAGTTTTTTGCTGGCAATAGGTGGTGGCATTGTCTGTGACATCGCTGGATTTGTGGCGTCTATTTTTCTAAGGGGCATCCCTTTCGGCTTTGTTTCCACCTCCCTTCTTTCTCAGGTAGATGCCAGTGTCGGAGGCAAAAACGGCGTTAATCTGGATGCGTTTAAAAATATGGTGGGGGTATTCAACCAACCGCAGTTTGTCTTATGTGACATCGACATGCTGTCCACTCTGCCGGCCAGAGAGATCTCCAACGGCCTGGCCGAGATTGTCAAGCATGGACTGATCAACGATCGTCCCCTTCTGGAATTTGTCGAAAATAACCAGGATAAAGCCTTGGGCCTGGACCGGGAAACGATTTTCAGGATGGTTGCGGATTCAGTGGCAATTAAATCTCGTGTGGTCCAGGCAGATGAACGGGAGGCCGGGGAGCGCCGCAAGCTTAACTTCGGGCACACCATCGGACATGCGTTTGAAAAGCTGAACCCCTGCGGTCATGGCCGTGCAGTCGCCGCAGGGATGGTCGCGGCAGCACAATTTTCCCAGCAAAAAGGGTATATCAATGAAAAAGATGTGTGTCGAATCAAGGATTTGCTTTCAGGGCTTGGACTGCCTGTTGCCTTTGATTTTCCCGCTGACCAGATCATTGAGGCGGCATCCAGGGATAAGAAAAAACAAGGAAATAATCTATTTTTTGTTTTTCTTGAGCAGATCGGACAGGCTTGGGTAGATAACATCAGCTATGAAGAACTAAATGGTTTTATTCGTGGTTATTTTAGCTGA
- the minE gene encoding cell division topological specificity factor MinE, producing the protein MLQEFLRRFTGQKRSSDEAKKRLQFSLVYDKLEVNDTTLTDLQMDIVNVISKYFEIDQNALELKVKNDKDVSALVFNTPILHVKRKRA; encoded by the coding sequence ATGCTGCAAGAATTTTTGAGACGGTTCACAGGCCAGAAAAGAAGTAGTGACGAAGCAAAAAAGCGGCTTCAATTTTCTTTAGTTTACGATAAGCTGGAAGTGAATGACACTACTTTGACAGATCTTCAGATGGATATCGTTAATGTGATATCAAAATATTTTGAAATTGATCAAAATGCATTGGAGCTTAAGGTTAAAAACGATAAAGATGTCTCTGCTCTGGTGTTCAATACCCCGATTCTCCATGTAAAAAGAAAACGGGCATAG
- a CDS encoding response regulator, with protein sequence MEHITTATQFEKTDAVEALANGIAHDVNNLLTAIKGHASLMLNNVNPTDPLYNHIIEILSSVDKGSDLASQLLGFAMADEVYLTRMDANRLVRSVVETLNLKGRRIILDVSLDAKPLIIKGDPEKIKQVVTAIITNALQAMPEGGKLSVRTEAAAILNGTADDFGVESGFFCKITISDTGIGMESATLERIFKAFYSHKHKQFPEKKGLGLTFAKKIVKHHNGVIDVWSSLNVGSSFSIILPLAEYNHNHLDDMPSAQEELKLGHECVLLVDDEQRILNVGRTLCKALGYTVFTAASGKEALKIYKDKKDDINVVVLDMIMPGMDGLDVFLALKKLNPDIKVLLSTGYAIDENAQEMLRQGCKGYILKPYSVVDFSHKLREILE encoded by the coding sequence ATGGAACATATTACAACTGCAACTCAGTTTGAAAAAACAGATGCTGTGGAGGCCCTTGCCAACGGCATTGCCCATGACGTTAATAATCTGTTGACCGCCATCAAGGGACATGCCTCCCTGATGTTGAACAATGTTAATCCCACAGACCCGCTTTACAACCACATCATTGAAATTTTATCCAGTGTCGACAAAGGATCCGATCTTGCCAGCCAGTTGCTCGGATTTGCCATGGCCGATGAAGTGTATTTAACACGCATGGATGCCAACAGGCTGGTGCGATCTGTGGTGGAAACTCTTAACCTGAAAGGGCGGCGGATCATTCTGGATGTAAGCCTTGATGCCAAACCTTTAATTATCAAGGGCGATCCTGAAAAGATTAAACAGGTAGTCACTGCGATCATTACTAATGCATTGCAGGCCATGCCCGAAGGCGGTAAGCTTTCTGTGCGCACGGAAGCTGCCGCAATTCTTAATGGTACGGCAGATGACTTTGGGGTGGAGTCCGGATTTTTTTGTAAAATTACCATATCCGATACCGGCATTGGCATGGAAAGTGCTACCCTGGAAAGAATATTCAAAGCCTTTTATTCACACAAACATAAACAGTTTCCGGAAAAAAAAGGACTTGGGCTTACCTTTGCAAAGAAAATCGTAAAACACCATAACGGGGTCATTGATGTTTGGAGTTCTTTGAACGTCGGCTCCTCTTTTTCCATTATTCTGCCCCTAGCAGAGTACAATCACAACCATCTGGATGACATGCCCTCTGCCCAGGAGGAGTTGAAACTTGGCCATGAGTGTGTGCTTTTGGTGGATGATGAACAACGCATTCTCAACGTTGGACGTACATTATGCAAGGCCCTTGGGTATACGGTTTTTACAGCGGCTTCCGGTAAAGAGGCCTTGAAAATCTACAAGGATAAAAAGGACGACATAAATGTTGTGGTTCTGGATATGATCATGCCGGGTATGGACGGGCTGGATGTGTTTTTAGCGCTGAAAAAACTTAATCCTGATATCAAGGTCCTGCTTTCCACAGGGTATGCCATTGATGAAAATGCCCAGGAGATGCTCAGACAGGGTTGCAAAGGATATATTCTCAAGCCCTATTCCGTGGTGGATTTTTCACATAAGTTAAGAGAGATTCTTGAGTGA
- a CDS encoding septum site-determining protein MinC codes for MINFDNTAPVKLKGAGGGLWITIDPSHPESEIIAETDRLLKKLKHLAINADVILDVGDASGQEELVASLKAHLENNFELGTISTTPKKRSIPTERRRQRDLSKGWNHHKSDVLMLRGRVRSGQKINARKHLVITGDVNPGAELTAGGDVIVLGTLAGKVHAGYPENDEAIIFALVFNPSLVKIGFVTATGAGEPGSQGPEFACVDQDGIVVKDYIKENPFKRMPWPEVI; via the coding sequence ATGATAAATTTTGATAACACCGCTCCTGTAAAACTCAAAGGTGCCGGTGGCGGGTTGTGGATTACCATAGACCCCTCCCATCCGGAGTCTGAAATTATTGCTGAAACCGACAGATTGTTGAAAAAACTCAAACATCTGGCCATAAATGCGGATGTGATCCTTGATGTCGGTGATGCCAGCGGGCAGGAGGAGTTGGTTGCCAGTTTAAAGGCGCACCTTGAAAATAATTTTGAGCTGGGCACTATTTCGACGACACCCAAAAAACGCTCCATTCCCACCGAACGTCGCCGTCAAAGGGATCTGTCCAAGGGGTGGAACCATCATAAAAGTGATGTGCTTATGCTCCGGGGGCGGGTTCGTTCCGGGCAAAAAATCAATGCCAGAAAGCATCTGGTCATCACAGGGGATGTGAACCCCGGTGCCGAGCTCACCGCAGGCGGCGATGTTATTGTGCTTGGCACCCTGGCTGGAAAAGTTCATGCCGGATACCCTGAAAATGATGAGGCCATAATATTTGCCCTGGTATTTAATCCAAGTTTGGTAAAGATCGGATTTGTGACAGCCACCGGTGCCGGCGAACCGGGAAGCCAGGGGCCTGAATTTGCCTGTGTGGATCAGGACGGGATTGTGGTCAAAGATTATATAAAAGAAAATCCGTTTAAACGGATGCCCTGGCCGGAAGTGATATAA
- the trxB gene encoding thioredoxin-disulfide reductase has translation MSEYDLVIIGAGPGGLTAGLYAARARMNVLLIEKSVPGGQILVTDWIENYPGFPEGISGYDLAEKIKEQAMALGLEIETAEVQGLDLSGTTKEVILKEKRIKTKSLIIASGASPRKLGVGEDKFMGKGISFCATCDGPFFRDKVVVAVGGGDTAVQESIFLTKFAKKVYVVHRRDELRATKILQERAFSNDKIEFLWDSVVTGMDGFFGVEKVNVKNLKTGNESQIEANGCFIWIGILPNTEFIKGDVKTDESGFILVDTKMQTNVPGVFAIGDVRDTPLRQIATAVGDGAMAAVSAEHYVENL, from the coding sequence ATGAGTGAATATGATCTGGTGATCATCGGCGCCGGGCCTGGCGGCCTGACGGCAGGGCTGTACGCAGCCCGAGCTCGAATGAATGTTTTGCTGATCGAAAAATCGGTTCCCGGCGGTCAGATCCTTGTCACGGACTGGATTGAAAATTATCCCGGATTTCCCGAAGGTATTTCAGGGTATGATCTGGCCGAAAAAATAAAAGAACAGGCCATGGCTCTGGGGTTGGAGATTGAAACTGCGGAGGTTCAAGGACTTGATCTTTCCGGAACTACCAAGGAAGTCATTCTCAAAGAAAAACGCATAAAAACCAAGTCCCTGATCATTGCCTCGGGCGCATCCCCCAGGAAACTTGGCGTTGGCGAGGACAAGTTCATGGGCAAAGGCATCTCCTTTTGCGCCACCTGTGACGGGCCTTTTTTCCGGGACAAAGTAGTGGTTGCCGTGGGCGGCGGGGATACAGCTGTCCAGGAATCTATTTTTCTTACTAAGTTTGCCAAAAAAGTGTATGTAGTTCATCGAAGAGATGAACTACGGGCCACTAAGATCCTTCAGGAACGCGCTTTTTCCAATGACAAAATTGAATTCCTCTGGGATAGCGTAGTGACGGGAATGGATGGATTTTTCGGCGTTGAAAAAGTTAATGTAAAAAATTTGAAAACCGGCAATGAGTCACAAATTGAGGCAAACGGATGCTTTATCTGGATCGGTATTCTGCCCAACACCGAATTTATAAAAGGTGACGTAAAAACCGATGAAAGCGGTTTTATTCTTGTGGACACCAAAATGCAAACCAACGTACCCGGTGTGTTCGCCATCGGCGATGTCAGGGATACACCTTTGCGCCAGATTGCAACGGCTGTAGGAGATGGCGCTATGGCTGCAGTCAGTGCAGAGCACTACGTAGAGAACTTGTAA
- the trxA gene encoding thioredoxin has protein sequence MAENIIHLNDEDFDELLKTSDKPIMVDFWAPWCGPCKAIGPTLEALAGEFGDQITIAKVNVDDNPISPSKHNVQAIPTLIFFKDGTVVNQITGMVPKEKLEEAIKSVL, from the coding sequence ATGGCGGAAAATATTATTCACCTCAATGATGAAGATTTCGACGAACTGTTAAAAACTTCCGACAAACCGATTATGGTCGATTTCTGGGCACCCTGGTGCGGACCGTGCAAAGCCATTGGCCCTACCCTTGAAGCATTGGCCGGTGAATTTGGTGATCAGATTACAATTGCCAAGGTCAACGTGGACGATAACCCCATAAGCCCTAGTAAGCACAATGTTCAGGCCATTCCAACTCTTATTTTTTTCAAGGATGGGACGGTCGTCAATCAAATTACCGGCATGGTGCCAAAGGAAAAACTTGAAGAGGCAATCAAGAGCGTTCTTTAA
- a CDS encoding response regulator transcription factor, with translation MQLKVLIADDHAIIREGLRSLLENRGIQVIDIAKNGREAVEKAIVLQPDIVMMDISMPDLNGVEATAKIRKEVPHTRVIALSMHSSKKIVDQMFDSGASGYILKESAFDEIYDAIQEVLRTNFYLTPAIARMCNDGQGKNSSTGETQPQFNKISPKEREVLQLIAEGKKTRDIAETLGVSIKTVETHRRNIMKKLNIFSVAGLTKYAILEGIIALE, from the coding sequence ATGCAGTTAAAAGTCCTAATAGCTGACGATCATGCCATCATCCGGGAGGGGTTGCGAAGCCTTCTGGAAAATAGAGGCATACAGGTTATAGATATTGCAAAAAACGGCAGAGAGGCCGTTGAAAAGGCAATCGTCCTTCAGCCGGATATTGTGATGATGGATATTTCCATGCCTGATCTCAATGGCGTGGAAGCCACTGCCAAAATCAGGAAAGAGGTGCCCCATACCAGGGTGATCGCCTTATCTATGCATTCAAGTAAAAAGATTGTTGATCAAATGTTTGATTCGGGCGCTTCCGGATATATCCTCAAAGAGTCTGCTTTTGATGAAATCTATGATGCTATCCAGGAGGTCCTTCGTACAAATTTTTACTTGACGCCCGCCATTGCCAGAATGTGTAACGACGGCCAGGGCAAAAATAGCAGCACAGGGGAGACACAGCCTCAATTTAATAAGATTTCCCCCAAGGAACGGGAAGTCCTTCAATTGATTGCTGAAGGCAAAAAAACCAGAGATATTGCCGAAACACTGGGTGTAAGTATTAAGACCGTAGAAACCCATCGAAGAAATATTATGAAAAAGCTTAATATTTTTTCAGTGGCCGGCTTAACCAAATATGCAATTCTTGAAGGCATCATCGCTTTGGAATAG
- the hisS gene encoding histidine--tRNA ligase — MQTIRGFRDILPEQITLWQKVEQEAAALFESFGYREIRIPIVEKTALFARSIGETTDIVEKEMYTFEDRKGEMLTLRPEATASICRAYIQHKMYAAEPVRKFYLTGPMFRRERPQKGRYRQFYQIDAEVFGVASPYIDSELIFLLHTLLRRLGLEGLSAHINSLGCPACRPDFQKALLDFLGEHKENLCENCQRRLVKNPLRILDCKVQTCRQALEGSPATVDHLCPECSTHFETVKNSLKKLGVDFIIDDTLVRGLDYYTRTAWEIQTTTLGAQSAVAGGGRYDRLVEELGGPPTPAIGFAIGFDRLVEVMEQLDNQACEKDPDLFIVSLGANAQEYAFEWSCRLNTMGIRTDTDFRGKSMKALMKRANKLNAGFVLIVGDNELVQKKLVLRNMATKEQTEIGLDNLVNDLAKLIQH; from the coding sequence ATGCAGACCATACGCGGATTCAGAGATATTCTACCAGAGCAGATTACTCTGTGGCAGAAGGTGGAGCAAGAAGCGGCAGCCCTGTTTGAATCCTTTGGATACAGGGAAATCCGTATTCCCATCGTGGAGAAGACAGCTTTGTTTGCCCGGAGTATCGGAGAAACAACCGATATTGTTGAAAAGGAGATGTACACCTTTGAAGACAGGAAGGGTGAAATGCTCACGCTTCGGCCCGAGGCCACAGCATCCATTTGCAGGGCGTACATCCAGCATAAAATGTATGCTGCCGAACCGGTACGCAAATTTTACCTGACAGGCCCCATGTTCCGCCGGGAGCGTCCACAAAAAGGGCGCTACCGCCAATTTTACCAAATTGACGCAGAGGTCTTCGGAGTAGCATCCCCTTATATTGACAGTGAACTGATCTTTCTTTTGCACACATTGTTGCGCCGTCTTGGTCTTGAAGGCCTTTCGGCACATATCAACAGCCTCGGCTGCCCGGCCTGCCGCCCTGATTTTCAAAAAGCTTTGTTGGATTTTTTAGGCGAACACAAAGAGAACCTGTGCGAGAACTGCCAACGCAGACTGGTTAAAAATCCATTGCGGATACTGGACTGTAAAGTTCAAACATGCAGACAGGCACTTGAGGGCTCACCGGCCACAGTGGATCACCTGTGCCCGGAGTGCAGCACCCATTTTGAAACCGTAAAAAACAGCCTTAAAAAATTGGGCGTGGATTTCATAATCGACGACACCCTGGTTCGGGGATTAGACTACTATACCCGAACAGCCTGGGAGATTCAGACCACAACCCTTGGCGCCCAGTCCGCCGTTGCCGGCGGCGGCCGGTACGATCGCCTGGTGGAAGAGCTTGGCGGCCCCCCAACACCGGCCATCGGATTTGCCATCGGATTTGATCGTCTGGTGGAAGTTATGGAGCAGCTTGACAACCAGGCATGCGAAAAAGACCCCGACCTTTTTATTGTCAGCCTGGGAGCAAACGCACAGGAATATGCATTTGAATGGTCCTGCCGGCTCAATACCATGGGCATAAGAACAGATACGGATTTCCGTGGAAAAAGTATGAAAGCGCTGATGAAGCGGGCAAACAAACTCAATGCAGGTTTTGTTCTCATTGTCGGGGACAATGAACTTGTCCAGAAAAAACTTGTGCTGCGCAACATGGCGACCAAAGAGCAGACTGAAATCGGTCTGGATAACCTGGTGAATGATCTGGCAAAACTAATTCAACATTAA
- a CDS encoding outer membrane protein assembly factor BamD, whose product MKKLLSAGMIFLLLSGCSLFEETHQMNKNAQQLAAEGAASFMNEDYEGAVKAYTDLKDWYPFSQYAILAELKIADAHFHLGEYPEAIAAYENFEKMHPKNEAVPYIINQIAMCWFKQIDTIDRDATPAQKALSEFQRLIRLFPEDEYSQKALAYIDSCVDNMASHELYVANFYNKTKKYEAALKRYQYIVENYAGTDQSQIALEKIPEVSKHMSSKLK is encoded by the coding sequence ATGAAAAAATTGCTTAGTGCAGGAATGATCTTTCTTCTGCTGTCAGGGTGTTCCCTGTTCGAAGAAACCCATCAAATGAACAAAAACGCCCAACAGCTGGCAGCTGAAGGTGCCGCTTCATTTATGAATGAGGATTACGAGGGTGCGGTTAAGGCTTATACGGATCTGAAAGACTGGTATCCGTTCAGTCAATACGCCATTCTGGCGGAATTAAAGATTGCTGATGCTCATTTTCATCTTGGAGAATATCCCGAGGCCATTGCAGCCTATGAAAATTTTGAAAAGATGCACCCCAAGAATGAGGCTGTGCCCTATATTATCAACCAAATCGCTATGTGCTGGTTTAAACAGATAGACACCATAGACCGGGATGCAACGCCCGCGCAAAAGGCACTAAGCGAATTTCAAAGACTAATCCGGTTATTCCCGGAAGATGAGTACAGTCAAAAAGCCTTAGCATACATTGATTCCTGCGTTGACAATATGGCCAGCCATGAACTGTATGTCGCAAACTTTTACAACAAAACAAAAAAATATGAGGCGGCACTGAAACGGTACCAGTATATTGTGGAAAATTATGCCGGGACCGATCAAAGCCAGATCGCCCTTGAAAAAATTCCAGAGGTATCTAAGCACATGAGCAGCAAATTAAAATAA
- a CDS encoding Fur family transcriptional regulator, with protein MDLFYQKCKANKLKITPQRVAIYKVLTASVSHPSAEQIHREVKKQFPNISIDTVNRTLLTFAGAHMIDVVEGHGDPRRFDSNQTAHHHFYCVSCHKIFDFEADLLDRLALPPDMEKNFLITGKRVCLTGYCDQCRSKTADEKK; from the coding sequence TTGGATCTATTCTACCAAAAATGCAAGGCAAACAAGCTGAAAATTACACCCCAGCGGGTAGCAATTTACAAGGTGTTAACAGCGTCTGTTTCCCATCCCAGTGCAGAACAGATCCACAGAGAGGTAAAAAAACAGTTCCCTAATATCAGCATTGATACGGTGAACCGAACACTTTTAACCTTTGCCGGCGCTCACATGATTGATGTTGTGGAAGGCCATGGTGATCCCCGACGATTTGACTCAAATCAAACAGCGCATCACCATTTTTACTGCGTCTCCTGTCACAAAATATTTGATTTTGAGGCAGATCTTTTGGACAGATTAGCTCTGCCCCCGGATATGGAAAAAAATTTTTTAATCACGGGAAAAAGGGTATGTCTGACAGGCTATTGCGACCAGTGCCGCAGTAAAACGGCAGATGAAAAAAAGTAA
- the minD gene encoding septum site-determining protein MinD — protein sequence MEGKIIVVTSGKGGVGKTTATSSIGAALALEGKRVAIVDMDIGLRNLDVVMGLENRIVFNIVDVVKGRCKIDQAAIRDRRIENLFLIPASQSDNKDVLSPSGVERVAKELRKKFDYVIMDSPAGIERGFENSIAGANEAVVVCTPDVSAVRDADRVIGLLYARSLEPKLIVNRLEPARVERGEMLSHEDVLDILSIELAGLVPMDEKVLISSNTGTPLVLQNDSGAGQAFRRIAKRLNGEEVPIEVPNQKTSVWSKLSKTFGLR from the coding sequence TTGGAAGGTAAAATTATTGTCGTAACATCTGGAAAGGGCGGCGTAGGTAAAACAACAGCGACCTCTTCCATCGGCGCAGCCTTGGCTCTTGAAGGAAAAAGGGTCGCTATTGTGGATATGGATATCGGACTGCGTAATCTTGATGTGGTTATGGGCTTGGAAAACCGGATTGTTTTTAATATTGTAGATGTGGTAAAGGGCAGATGCAAGATCGACCAAGCCGCCATCCGGGACAGGCGTATTGAGAATCTTTTTCTTATCCCGGCTTCCCAAAGCGATAATAAAGATGTGCTGTCACCATCTGGGGTTGAACGCGTGGCCAAGGAATTACGCAAAAAATTTGATTATGTGATTATGGACTCTCCGGCCGGTATTGAAAGAGGGTTTGAAAATTCCATTGCCGGCGCCAATGAGGCGGTTGTGGTCTGCACCCCGGATGTATCGGCTGTCAGGGACGCGGATCGCGTTATCGGCCTTTTGTACGCCCGTTCCCTGGAACCCAAGCTCATTGTTAACCGTCTTGAACCGGCGCGTGTGGAACGTGGGGAAATGCTCAGTCATGAAGATGTGTTGGATATTTTATCCATTGAACTGGCAGGGCTTGTACCCATGGATGAAAAAGTACTCATATCCTCCAACACCGGTACGCCCCTGGTGCTCCAGAATGATTCCGGTGCCGGACAGGCCTTTCGCAGGATTGCCAAACGTTTGAATGGCGAAGAGGTTCCCATTGAGGTGCCAAATCAGAAAACCAGCGTATGGAGCAAACTGAGTAAAACTTTCGGGTTAAGATAA
- the aspS gene encoding aspartate--tRNA ligase: MTDLLGDMKRTHTCIELGESHIGQDVVLMGWVQHRRDHGGVIFVDLRDREGITQVVFDPSISEAVHEKAQEIRNEYVLGIKGKVSARPADMVNPRMTTGAIEVLVDELRIFSRAKTPAFQIEDRVDASETIRLQYRYLDLRRTQLKNNILARHKTTMTVRNYLDSNGFVDIETPFLTKSTPEGARDYLVPSRVNQGDFYALPQSPQLFKQLLMVAGFDRYYQIVKCFRDEDLRADRQPEFTQIDMELSFVDEYQVMEITEGLIKAIFKNVLNVEFSEPFPTMTWAESMDRFGLDRPDLRFGLELKNVSDIVANADFKVFASVVKNGGLVKAINAKGCADFSRKQIDELTEFAAVYRAKGLAWIKIKEDQWQSPIAKFFSDDEKEALKQRLDLEPGDIVFFVADQPKITNEALGQLRNELARRLGLIDDNEFKFTWITHFPMFEYDETEKRYQALHHPFTAPMELDLDKLETNPLEVNSRAYDLVLNGIEIGGGSIRIHDSELQQRVLKCLGIGEEEAKEKFGFLLEALTFGAPPHGGLAFGLDRLVMLICQEDSIRNVIAFPKTQKATCLMTQAPSKAAAAQLQELAIKTVKPIE, translated from the coding sequence GTGACTGATTTACTTGGAGATATGAAACGCACACACACCTGCATTGAGTTAGGGGAAAGCCACATTGGCCAGGACGTCGTACTCATGGGGTGGGTTCAGCACCGCCGGGATCACGGCGGCGTTATTTTTGTGGACCTTCGGGACCGGGAAGGTATTACTCAGGTTGTATTTGATCCGTCTATTTCCGAGGCTGTCCATGAAAAAGCCCAGGAAATCAGAAATGAATATGTTCTGGGTATTAAAGGAAAGGTGTCTGCACGGCCTGCAGATATGGTAAACCCCAGGATGACCACCGGTGCCATTGAAGTGCTTGTGGACGAGTTGCGGATTTTTTCCAGAGCCAAGACACCGGCCTTTCAAATTGAAGACCGGGTGGATGCCTCGGAAACCATACGCCTGCAGTATCGGTATCTGGATTTAAGGCGCACCCAGTTAAAAAACAATATTCTGGCCCGGCACAAAACCACCATGACAGTTCGAAATTACCTGGATAGCAACGGGTTTGTGGATATCGAAACCCCGTTTCTAACCAAAAGCACCCCTGAAGGTGCCAGGGATTATCTGGTTCCCTCCCGGGTCAACCAAGGTGATTTTTACGCCCTGCCCCAGTCTCCCCAGCTTTTCAAGCAGCTTTTAATGGTCGCCGGGTTTGACCGGTATTACCAGATTGTCAAGTGCTTCAGAGACGAAGATCTGCGGGCGGACCGCCAGCCTGAGTTCACCCAGATTGATATGGAGCTCTCCTTTGTGGATGAATACCAGGTGATGGAGATCACCGAAGGGTTAATCAAAGCTATATTCAAAAATGTGCTGAATGTGGAATTTTCCGAACCCTTCCCCACCATGACCTGGGCCGAGTCTATGGACCGGTTCGGCCTGGATCGTCCTGATTTAAGATTTGGCCTGGAATTGAAAAATGTATCCGACATTGTAGCCAATGCGGATTTTAAAGTGTTTGCCTCTGTGGTTAAAAACGGCGGACTGGTCAAGGCTATCAATGCCAAGGGATGCGCTGATTTTTCCAGAAAACAGATTGATGAACTCACCGAGTTTGCCGCAGTCTACAGAGCCAAAGGGCTTGCCTGGATTAAAATAAAGGAAGATCAGTGGCAGTCTCCCATTGCCAAATTCTTTTCTGATGATGAAAAAGAAGCATTGAAGCAACGCCTGGATCTTGAACCCGGTGATATTGTCTTTTTCGTGGCGGACCAGCCCAAAATCACCAATGAAGCTTTGGGGCAGTTGAGAAACGAATTGGCACGCAGGCTTGGGCTCATTGATGACAATGAATTCAAGTTTACCTGGATCACCCACTTCCCCATGTTCGAATATGATGAAACGGAAAAACGCTACCAGGCCCTCCACCATCCGTTTACCGCCCCCATGGAATTGGATCTGGACAAATTGGAGACCAATCCCCTGGAAGTCAACTCCCGGGCCTATGATCTGGTTCTCAACGGTATTGAAATCGGCGGCGGCAGCATCCGTATCCATGACAGCGAACTGCAGCAGCGGGTGCTCAAGTGCTTGGGCATAGGCGAAGAAGAAGCAAAGGAAAAATTCGGTTTCCTATTGGAAGCACTGACGTTTGGTGCCCCGCCCCACGGCGGCCTGGCCTTTGGTCTGGATCGTCTGGTTATGCTGATTTGCCAGGAGGATTCCATCCGCAATGTCATAGCCTTTCCCAAAACCCAAAAAGCCACCTGCCTGATGACCCAGGCACCGTCAAAAGCGGCTGCGGCCCAGCTCCAGGAACTGGCCATTAAAACGGTAAAGCCGATAGAGTAA